Proteins encoded together in one Oenanthe melanoleuca isolate GR-GAL-2019-014 chromosome 7, OMel1.0, whole genome shotgun sequence window:
- the LOC130255842 gene encoding transcription factor 15-like has translation MRGAGQAMRGSGQAMRGAGQAMRGAGQAVRGSGQAVRGAGQAMRGSGQAVRGAGQAMRGSGQAAAANARERDRTHSVNTAFGALRRLIPTRPADRRLSKVETLRLASSYISHLANVLLLQQRRQDEAAAAEQPGPQPAQPVQPAQPVQPAQPCPQLSQPAQPCPQLSQPSQLSQPCSPPGASAPRSICTFCLSDQRQRHREKEKPPPGPAVTRL, from the exons atgcggggcgcggggcaggcGATGCGGGGCTCGGGGCAGGCGAtgcggggcgcggggcaggcgatgcggggagcggggcaggcGGTGCGGGGCTCGGGGCAGGCGGtgcggggcgcggggcaggcGATGCGGGGCTCGGGGCAGGCGGtgcggggcgcggggcaggcGATGCGGGGCTCGGGGCAGGCG gcggccgcCAACGCGCGGGAGCGGGACCGCACACACAGCGTCAACACGGCCTTCGGCGCCCTCCGCAGGCTCATCCCCACCCGCCCGGCCGACCGCCGCCTCTCCAAGGTGGAGACGCTGCGCCTGGCGTCCAGCTACATCTCGCACCTGGCCAacgtgctgctgctgcagcagcgcCGGCAGGACGAGGCGGCGGCCGCCGAGCAGCCCGGCCCGCAGCCCGCTCAGCCCGTTCAGCCCGCTCAGCCCGTCCAGCCCGCTCAGCCCTGCCCGCAGCTCTCTCAGCCCGCTCAGCCCTGCCCGCAGCTCTCTCAGCcctctcagctctctcagccctGCTCGCCACCAGGTGCCTCCGCGCCTCGCTCCATCTGCACCTTCTGCCTCAGCGACCAGCGGCAGCGG CACCgagaaaaagagaaaccacCACCTGGTCCAGCCGTAACCAGACTCTGA